The following coding sequences are from one Phycisphaerae bacterium window:
- a CDS encoding alpha-N-acetylglucosaminidase — protein MKRVPAILLVLLALCTPTAAQAAGPEAAARGVLTRLLPAEAEHFELTIIPQADGRDVFEIESRNAKIVLRGSSGVSICSALNWYLKYHCHASVSWTGNQLRLPTPLPVVQGVIRRPSPHLYRYFFNYCAFSYSLAWWDWPEWERMIDWMALNGVNAPLAITGQEATWQAVFRDLGLADTQIAEFIAGPAYLPFGWMGCVDGWGGPLPQHWIDRHRELQIKILTRERDLGMTPILQGFTGHVPKAIQEQFPMVRLQQASPWCGFPATWFIDPMDPFFQQVGKAFIEEQTRQYGTDHLYASDTFIEMSPPSNDPAYLAGMGRAVYGAMASADPEAIWFLQGWIFPNNPSFWKPPQARGLFSGIPKDRLVLIEMTGDTWKKTEAFYGQPWLWALIQDFGGVVSLHGDLGGLLDQLEAATAADKDRQLRGIGIIMESLGYNAVFDDLLLEMTWRTEKPEIGPWLADYAHRRYGRSTAGAEQAWNLMLTGPHRRPRAATAVICDRPTLQRNAASTSTDPNSHMVGLVSAIQRLLECEGKIGDQDTFRFDLVNMTRQALSNESWILHGRLVNACKAKDRQRLADAGRRFLELIRDMDELLATRREFLLGPWLADAKRWATRREERRLYEWNARNQITLWGSKDSPLNDYAQKQWSGLLTGFYLPRWQQFLARLDKALEEGRETDMAAWERDIRAWEEKWTRGTEAYSTEPSGDSLAVVRRLCAKWFMDPSRADSRPPR, from the coding sequence ATGAAGCGAGTCCCTGCAATCCTCCTGGTGCTCCTGGCCCTCTGCACCCCGACCGCGGCTCAAGCTGCCGGGCCGGAAGCGGCGGCCAGGGGCGTACTGACGCGGCTGCTGCCCGCCGAGGCCGAGCACTTCGAGCTGACGATCATTCCCCAGGCGGACGGCCGCGATGTTTTCGAGATTGAGAGCAGGAACGCGAAGATCGTCCTCCGCGGCTCCAGCGGGGTGTCGATCTGCTCGGCCCTCAACTGGTACTTGAAGTACCATTGCCACGCAAGCGTCTCCTGGACGGGCAACCAGCTCCGGCTGCCCACCCCGTTGCCCGTCGTCCAGGGGGTGATCCGCAGGCCCAGTCCGCACCTGTACCGCTACTTCTTCAATTACTGCGCCTTCAGCTACAGTCTCGCGTGGTGGGACTGGCCCGAGTGGGAGCGGATGATCGACTGGATGGCCTTGAACGGCGTCAACGCACCGCTGGCTATCACCGGCCAGGAGGCCACTTGGCAGGCGGTGTTCCGCGATCTGGGCCTCGCCGACACCCAGATCGCGGAGTTCATCGCCGGCCCGGCGTACCTGCCGTTCGGCTGGATGGGCTGCGTGGACGGCTGGGGCGGCCCGCTTCCGCAGCACTGGATCGACCGGCATCGCGAACTGCAGATCAAGATTCTCACCCGCGAGCGGGATCTCGGCATGACCCCCATTCTGCAGGGCTTCACCGGGCACGTTCCCAAAGCCATTCAGGAGCAGTTCCCGATGGTGCGGCTCCAGCAGGCCTCGCCCTGGTGCGGATTCCCGGCCACGTGGTTCATCGACCCGATGGACCCGTTCTTCCAGCAGGTTGGCAAGGCCTTCATCGAGGAACAGACCCGCCAGTACGGGACGGATCATCTCTATGCGTCCGACACTTTCATCGAGATGTCCCCCCCGAGCAACGATCCGGCGTATCTGGCGGGCATGGGTCGCGCAGTTTACGGGGCCATGGCGTCTGCCGATCCCGAGGCCATCTGGTTTCTCCAGGGATGGATCTTCCCCAACAATCCGAGCTTCTGGAAACCACCCCAGGCCAGGGGGCTGTTCAGCGGCATACCCAAAGACCGACTGGTCTTGATCGAGATGACCGGCGACACGTGGAAGAAGACCGAGGCTTTTTACGGCCAGCCGTGGCTTTGGGCTCTCATCCAGGACTTTGGCGGAGTGGTCAGCCTGCACGGCGACCTGGGCGGCTTGCTCGACCAGCTTGAGGCGGCCACGGCCGCCGACAAGGACCGCCAGCTACGCGGGATTGGCATCATCATGGAGAGCCTGGGCTACAACGCCGTCTTCGACGACCTGCTGCTGGAAATGACGTGGCGAACGGAGAAGCCGGAGATCGGCCCATGGCTTGCCGACTACGCCCACCGTCGCTACGGGCGGAGCACGGCCGGCGCCGAACAGGCATGGAACCTGATGTTGACCGGCCCTCACCGTCGTCCACGGGCGGCCACGGCGGTGATCTGCGATCGCCCGACCCTCCAGCGGAACGCCGCATCTACCAGCACCGATCCGAACAGCCACATGGTCGGACTGGTCAGCGCCATTCAGCGCCTGCTGGAGTGTGAAGGGAAGATCGGTGACCAGGACACGTTCCGATTCGACTTGGTGAACATGACCCGGCAAGCCCTCAGCAACGAGAGCTGGATCCTGCACGGTCGGCTCGTCAACGCCTGCAAGGCCAAGGACCGGCAGAGGCTGGCCGACGCGGGCCGGCGATTCCTGGAGTTGATCCGCGACATGGACGAGTTGCTGGCCACCCGACGCGAGTTTCTGCTGGGTCCCTGGCTGGCCGACGCCAAACGCTGGGCCACCCGCAGGGAGGAGCGGCGGCTTTATGAATGGAACGCCCGAAACCAAATCACTCTCTGGGGCTCGAAAGATTCTCCGCTGAACGACTACGCCCAGAAGCAGTGGTCCGGCCTGCTCACCGGCTTCTATCTGCCGCGATGGCAACAGTTTCTGGCTCGGCTGGACAAGGCCCTGGAGGAAGGCAGGGAAACCGACATGGCCGCTTGGGAACGCGACATTCGCGCGTGGGAGGAGAAGTGGACGCGCGGTACAGAGGCGTACTCGACCGAGCCCTCGGGGGATTCGTTGGCGGTGGTCAGGAGGCTGTGCGCCAAGTGGTTCATGGATCCGTCTCGGGCGGACAGCAGGCCCCCCCGTTGA